The following is a genomic window from Lycorma delicatula isolate Av1 chromosome 6, ASM4794821v1, whole genome shotgun sequence.
aactataattaaatttattttaaaattctatatttaggTGTTGATGGATGCCACTGTAATGctgcattgaaataaaaattaataaacaaaaattaaattaataaataagcgtGCTTTAGCTTGCCAGTCACAATTGGTTAAGGTTAAGAAGTATAGCAGTATCTAAGTTTAGTGATCATGCAATACACCAAAATCTAATTTGTTCCAgtgtttaaaactaaaaaaaaaaagttacattacattaaatgtaattGTAGTAAATTGTGATTAGGCTGTTTGAATAACTAGGATAAGTGGTGATCATATGAGACCCAAATTATAAAGTTAGTTGGAACTTGTAAGCCTTCtaacaaggattttttttctttcttttgttgcaggtgtTACTGAGTCAGCATTATGAAAAGCAtcctattgttattttaaaagatgtGAAGTTTCAAGAATTAAAGTCCATGATGGACTATATGTATAGGGGGGAAGTAAACATATCTCAGGACCAGTTAGGAACTTTTTTAAAGGCAGCAGAGTCTTTACAAATTAAGGGCCTGTCAGATAGTGGAGGGGAAAATGATTCTAGAGATGTAGGATCGACAAATAAACGGCAAGAGGCGCCGCCCCCTCCTGCAACTAGAAAAGCCTCTGTTCCCACTTCCCAGCCTAGATCTCCTGCCGTAATACCTCAGTCTTCTTCAGGTCTAACAATCGAGCCTAGAAGGCAACCCCATGTAGTAGATATCCCACCAAGTAGCCCCCATAGATCAAGAGAAGGAAGTGTATCGCCAACTCCAAGAAAACGTAGAAGGCAGAGGAGGCCATCTCAGGGTGATGAAACTAACCAACTTAGTAGTGATAGTCATATAGATACAAGCAACTCATGTGATCTTCCAAGTCAGGCACAGTCCACTCCCGTTCCTACCATTCCTGCGACCATGACACCTGTTGTGCCCTCTTCTGCGCCTTCCACTATTAGTAAATCCATTGAATCGGAACAACCACCTCTAGAGACTGATCAATTGAATAGGTTAGGAACGAGTATAAATTCAACTGTTACTTTGGAATCTGGactgataaaagaaaaactggagCCAACTTCAGAAATCCTACTTGAACCGAAGACTGAGTACCTGGAAGATGTTAATAATGAGGATAGTGTAGAAGATTTGACtttggatgatgatgatgatatggaTGCTAGTGGAAATATGGATATGGCGAGACCTGGACCGTCCCACGTAGATTCTAATCAAAGTAAGTAACATGATTTTACCTTTTTTGCATTATTTGTATGTACTGGTTTATTGAAGTTACAACAGTGACATTTtgctcaaaaaaaagaaaaaaactcaaaactaaaGTAACAGTGTAAAGTGAAAATCTGCTCAGTGTAGTCTTGCACAAGTAGGCATTAGTCTTAGATAGTCCACAGATAGTGTGCAATTAGAAAGATCATGATCCATTCACATTATGATTTCATGAATTCTGTCCAACTATCAAGGTTGTAAATACACAATGGTCTGTGCATTAAGACCTTGATACATTGTAACAGACAGATTATCATTGTAAATGACCAACATGGTCAATCTCTGGttacatttctaaatttattacatttttaattacacattgcTAAATCTGTTGGAAGTCAAACTTATTGTATCAAATTCCaagatttaaaatagtttttttctatatGAGAGTCTGAATGAGGTTTACAATGAACAAAGCCCCGTATGGTTATcacaagattttctttttaatttagaactGCTAGTAAATTTTCAATCTTGTGTATTAACTtgtgtattaacgccaccgcatctacagctttatttaaaaaatctgatttcggtggaaaaaatgggccgatatagctTCGAAACagttgtttctttattaattttaataaattgttattttataaatttaaccaaacttaacctacgctcgctttgcaccctgactaattaacaggagtgttttgattatctaaatataatacatttttgcaggaattactgaatttattaaatactcaaaaaaaaaattacggtgttagtcaaggttagcgagcgaagtgagtgtaggttaagtttgattaaattatatttataaaataaataaatgtaaataacaatttattaaaattgagacTTCATTTTCCACTGAAGATTGactatatactttttaaataaagctgtagctgtggtggtgCTAATTTGCAAGTACCAAATTTACAAATCGGGAAAGGTTCTTcataaattttgctaaaaatttcgtaattttgcttgaacaaaaaatgtattaaaatttggtaaattaatttcagatttttattcgACTTCTTTTCACCTAGTTTTAGACCTTAATGGAAAAGATTTTAACCTAATGAACAATTGTGTTCAacctaatatgtaatttatttttgaaagattcACATAGtgcaaaagatttttaattttaacctaatgaacaattttgttcaacctaatatgtaatttattttgtgttaactGCAATATCTGCTAAAATagcttttaatttcaatataaagctatttatattatatctatttaagctatttaaattataagtttttataatttatcttcatagaaaatatttagattgataattttttacctaCATACAAAATGTTGGTAAATTTCTTATATGGACAATGGAGTTTTGCGAGATAGTGCCCTGACTACAGAACATAGTAAATACAAACTTGCCATTACAGCTGGGTCAGCTGATCAAATGCACTTGAAAGTTCCTAGCTTTACACTTTATAAATTAGgctgaaaataaattagataattttgaaaGATTCACATAgtgcaaaagattttttaaccTAATGAACAATTGTGTTCAAccttaatatgtaatttattttatgtgcaCTGCAATATCTGCTAAAAttgctttttcatttcaatataaagCTATCTATATTTATCCCttgagtttttataatttatcttcctataaaatatttaagattgataattttttacctagatataaaatgtttgtaaatttcttataTGGACATTGAGTTATGGTGAGATAGTGCCCCGACTACAAAACATAGTAAATACATACAAACTTGCCATTACAGCTGGGTCAGCTGATAAGATCAAATTCACTTGAAAGTTCGTAGTGCTTTACACTTAATAAATTAGGCTGAAAATAAATTGGGTAATTTTGAAAGATTCACATAGTGCAAAAGATTTTTACCTAATGAACAATTGTGTTTAacctaatatgtaatttattttatgtgcaCTGCAATATCTGCTAAAATagctttttcatttcaatataaaactatttatttataccttaaatctaaatttaagtttttataatttatctacatataaaatatttagcataatttacctatatttaaaatgtttgtaaatttcttataTGGACATTAAATTTTGTGAGTGCGCAGACTACAGAACATAGTAAATACAAACTTGCCATTACAGCTGGGTGAGCTGATGCTCAAATGCACTTGAAAGTTGCTAGCTTTACCCTAAACTTGTTGCACTgtgaaaactttattataaaattactaaaaaaaatattaaagtggaAGAAAGTTAAAAAGAGGCCATAATTATAGCAAATCGGGTCATTTTAATCTAAACGTAACTAGTGAAACTGCTAAActagatttcaaattttttgttatattataaaatgcaaGTATATGATTGCACAGAATCGTACTTATAGCACAACTATATAAAGGTTGTAATTACAATGTTAATCTctggttacatttttaatttcacgtTGCTAAATCTGTAGAAGCCCAAACTTATTGTATCTAATTCaaagatttaaaatgttttctcaaaatttgaatttaagaattttttctatgAGAATAAATTGAGGTTTACAATGAACAAAGCCTGTATGGTTATCAgatgttctttctttttaatttaaaactgccagtaaatttttaatcttttaaatttacgctacagctaatttaaataaagcctacagctttatttaaaaacaaagtagtcccATCttatttcggtggaaaatgggccgaagtttctttattaatttttataaatggttatttatatttattttataattataatttaaccaaacttaacttatgctcgcttcgctcgttaacccggactaattaacaggagtgttttaaTTTCTGTGCAGGCTTTACACCTTGGCAACATATACAGTCTGGAGACAGATCTGCCACAGATGAAGTATTTATGGCTGCACAAGAAGCAGTAGGTGCTCATAGAGACTCGCAAGGTAAGCACCAGTTTACCATTACTGTAATCTCGTGGCATCATCATGATAGCAGGCATTAGATGGTGCCACAGAGAACAATACTTGTGTGTAGctgaatttgataataaattttaaaaaccttaagcaagttctataaatttttaattttgaattttgattggTCTGCATTATAAGTATGCttgtgaaaaaattcaaaatgtccTTTCCATGTGAATGTGGACATATTGAATTCCACATGCATTAATCAAATTTGTTACACACAATTAGACATCTTTAACATGATTTCTGATAATTCCATATTTCATgttgaagaaatttaattagttttaagttaGTAATGTAAGTTGTGATAGGTAAGGCGCACATGGAATAATTGTATTAAACTCAGAATTTCTAATTGCCTAAGTgtaggttaaatatttatttacacattttattgaaTTCTGTGTGGGCCCAGCCTTCAATAGTTAGTAAATGGTTCTTCTTTTTCTGTCGCATGCTGTTGGTTAAGTGGTATATGGTAAAAGTTATGGGTATTTGCATCTACAAATCAGTTAAGCTTTTAACAttgtaaatatactaaatatataaataatatgcttAAAGTCTATAAAAATAGCTGTCGGTTAACTAAgggtaaaatcatttttattgggATGAAGAGGGTTGAAGAGAGAAGAGGATGCTGTTAAGAATGGTTGGTATTTTGTTGTAGCATTAAACTATTTTAGAAGGTGGAATAAATCTGTTCATTTCTCACtgtattaaattaatctaaatgaataatttattctgaatttaaagtaacatttattcCATCTTGTGTGGTCTGGAGTAGGAACACAGTGATCTAATTAAGAGTTAGCTGTATTCTTAATTCCTCCACATTATTTAGTATGGATAAGAATTACTAATCTAATCTAATTAGGGGCAATGTTAGTATGAATGGTAACTTTTAGATTCTCCTGATTTTTCTCCCATATCGGTATGTTTTATATATCCCATATCGTATGTTGGCTATATTTATTTAGCTGGGTTAACGGTAGTTGCTCATTACTTTAGCGTGTTTGTAGATCGTAATAGCGTTGACTAATTAAAGATCAATCTGCTCAAGTTAAGATGtctacaaaattgaatttttatgtatgCAGATACGGGAAAATAGTAATACGAGCTAGTGTATGTTGGTGCTGAGTATGCCATTCTTAAGCCGGAACAAATTTTACTATTGATTGATAAAgcattttaaagcattttcagttaTTCGTATCTGAATGTACATGTAAAATCGTTACCAAATGATGCGTCTACTTACGGTggaagtgtttttattaatttaattcgtggttttaatcctttttttctgaAGTCATCAAAAGTGGTTTTCTCCCTGTGGAGAATGCTGAAGAAAGGTGCCCGGATTGTTCTCAAGACAACAGTGAGTAAGTATTGGTAAACGGTATCggtaactttttttcttaaaattttaaatagtattaagttGTATAAAAAGTAGGGAGTAAAATTATATAGAGGATAAAATAGGAATGTAGTGtcccttttaagttaaaataggatttttaaacTATCAGAATAGGGCGATAATTGCTGGGAGTGGTTTTATAACACTTAGTTCAATTTTCTCAAAGAAACTTTTCAAATGGGCTgtgtagaatttaaataatttaacattattgtaGGTATTATTTATTCCAACATTATATCATGTAGGTATGGttagaaatatttatagttaatatgtaaaatgtataaaaatattcattctttctGTTAGAAAATTGGGAAAGTTGGGCATAGTGATATTAGCAAGTAGGGCATAGTAAATTAGCTAGCTCCCTCTGCAAATTACTACAGTAGGATGTTACTTTCCTGGAGGAGTTTTGTCAAAGTAggaaatttttcttgaattataaaCCAGTAGGATTGTAATGAAAGATTGTATGACTGGAATTGTATGCTTGTGTGGTGTTGTAGTTGAATAAAAAATGCTACAAAACTACTTTGATGAATGAGTTTTTAACTGGTTATTGCCAAAGTCAGTGTAAACTTAGGGCAAAATAGTAAGAGGTTGATAAGAAACTGGTGTTTTTTGGGCCTGTGCGTCCTGTTTTTGAAATGCAGGTATTTTCAGGCAATTGGTGTTTGGACTAGTGCCTTGGTTTTTCAGATACAGGTATCTTGTGCTAGTGCTGACGCCGTTGCTAAGCTGGTAGTAAGTATCGTCGGTCTTCTAGCTGCTCTCTGAAGAAAACAAAAAGGTATGGTGAAAATGCTACTAGTCTGAAGAGTGTTAAGAAagtttgataacattttatttcaaaaccgtAATTTGTTATTTGACTGCTAACTCTTCTGGCTTTTCAGTATTATCTTTATGGTTAAAAATATTATGCTTGGAGgggtattatttttgaaaaattctgatattgtaatgaaatttaaatagataaaatccagatttttttaaactccctacacaatcaaaaatataaaaaaatgagtgatCCTTTAATCGCGTGTTCGGGttgtttatagaaattaaaaatgtagaaattagtAAAACGTTAATTTGCTTTTTGCAGAAATATTGCTGCTGTACATACAGATGAATGGGTGGGGGGGTGGTAGGTAAAATTTAATGCCAATAGCCCCCTCCAAATGTTTTGCTACGTAATAGTATAATTGTAATAAacgcattttaaaaaattgggttaatttgtattgtaattaaCGCAAGTGAAATTGCATAGTGTTAATCTGCCCGAAATTACGTTTTCGTAAATGgctttttgtttataacaaacaaaaatccagACTAGTTTGCGCGAAACCGTGTCTGTGATAATTGTCTGTACAGGATAGAAATCGGTAATGCACGTAGAATTTTCGATTTCATGAATATCTATACTAGGTTTTAAATGGCCGACAAAGTTGTGAAACTATATTTCCGCTAAAATATGGCATCATAAATTTAATGTACGCAAAGAAACTGTTACAGGGTTCACTAAAATTTATCAATCCTTAAATACACAGTAAAATTTTGCGCCGGGGCTTAATATCATAGTTGACGCGTACCCCTTATTAGCTTGCTGAAGTGTACTCTCAACCAggcttccggtgtgccgaaaaaATATAAGGGGAAGTTGAGGCTATAAATTGCTAGTAAGTTTTTTCGCGTTGACAGTTGACACTAATTTCAATTTAGTGGCGTCCAGTAACCCAAACCGGTTTTGATAAGCAAATTTACAGAATGCATTCGACTATTTTTCTGAGCAGAAAATTCTTTTCCCTGTATTGCTAGCCGCGAAGCTAAATTCAGGCTACCTTAATTTAACAAATCGAATTGAGAGTTCTGGAAACGGCCCTAAGAACTTGTGAAAACTTGCCTGATTGTTTTAAATTCCGGACCGGAGAGTAATTTAATCGAAGGTTAAATTAATCGATTGTTCATGGTTAACGCCGCAGCACGAGTGGCCAAACCATGATGTGCGTGCGCTACTGGTGGGCGGTTACAGTAAACCTCGTTTGAGCATTAGTGCTACTTAGGTTTTCCTTCGTTCCTGGCTTGGCCGTTTGGTCGTTAAAAACCGCGAATTTTCTCGATTATTCATTCTCTTTCATTATTCAtcgtataatgtaaaaaaactgaCCTCAAGTTCACATCGTGACTAGGAATATGTTACGGTCAGGCCAGTACGTATATCTTGTGATATCGACAATAGACGATTGTTCTAAAAGACGATTACAATAACGATTGTAATGCTTGAAACATTACGATCAGAGTACGTTGTATTGAAAACTAAAGCGCGTTTAACCACCGTATTTATTTGTGCCCGTCTTCcctttctaaacattttattgcagaaagtattttacaattttataattttgacggTCGAATGAATTcgtttgtgtatgtatatttgtgtagaacaataaaaaaactattgacGACCGACGATACCATTGCAAgcaagttaatgatttttttgttaaatgaaattttagattaaattaagaCTACTGACGACACTACCATggcaagttaattttttaaattaaattgtacgtataAAACATGAGAATTAAAGGTAAAGGTAAAGGTAAAGGTAAATGGTGGTATAGTAACAAAACTGTGAACATTGTTAAAGTATTTATAGTAAGCATAATAAACCTACGCCAAAGTTCGCCTGCAGGTTTGAGATGAAGCAATCTGTCTGAGAAGTTAAAAATCAAGACTTGTTTGTCGAACAAAGATTAAATTTGAAAGGTAAGTTGTGAAAATATTATCTgttaaagattgaaaaatttgCACTAATCTAATAAGatcaaatttaatgaataagAATTATGGGAATTCAAAGGGCACTTTGATCCTAAAGAA
Proteins encoded in this region:
- the LOC142327137 gene encoding uncharacterized protein LOC142327137 isoform X16; the encoded protein is MAADQQFCLRWNNHQSTLISVFDTLLASGQLVDCTLAAEGQYLKAHKVVLSACSPYLEVLLSQHYEKHPIVILKDVKFQELKSMMDYMYRGEVNISQDQLGTFLKAAESLQIKGLSDSGGENDSRDVGSTNKRQEAPPPPATRKASVPTSQPRSPAVIPQSSSGLTIEPRRQPHVVDIPPSSPHRSREGSVSPTPRKRRRQRRPSQGDETNQLSSDSHIDTSNSCDLPSQAQSTPVPTIPATMTPVVPSSAPSTISKSIESEQPPLETDQLNRLGTSINSTVTLESGLIKEKLEPTSEILLEPKTEYLEDVNNEDSVEDLTLDDDDDMDASGNMDMARPGPSHVDSNQSFTPWQHIQSGDRSATDEVFMAAQEAVGAHRDSQGRHSWGQCERLYSRNDDLLRHQKYKCGDVQFAGHYITCISI
- the LOC142327137 gene encoding uncharacterized protein LOC142327137 isoform X15; its protein translation is MAADQQFCLRWNNHQSTLISVFDTLLASGQLVDCTLAAEGQYLKAHKVVLSACSPYLEVLLSQHYEKHPIVILKDVKFQELKSMMDYMYRGEVNISQDQLGTFLKAAESLQIKGLSDSGGENDSRDVGSTNKRQEAPPPPATRKASVPTSQPRSPAVIPQSSSGLTIEPRRQPHVVDIPPSSPHRSREGSVSPTPRKRRRQRRPSQGDETNQLSSDSHIDTSNSCDLPSQAQSTPVPTIPATMTPVVPSSAPSTISKSIESEQPPLETDQLNRLGTSINSTVTLESGLIKEKLEPTSEILLEPKTEYLEDVNNEDSVEDLTLDDDDDMDASGNMDMARPGPSHVDSNQSFTPWQHIQSGDRSATDEVFMAAQEAVGAHRDSQGIKAASQGQVIFSGNSDICYIASSCSEYDGVFCRAEYYLHFSELGMLICSRM
- the LOC142327137 gene encoding uncharacterized protein LOC142327137 isoform X18 produces the protein MAADQQFCLRWNNHQSTLISVFDTLLASGQLVDCTLAAEGQYLKAHKVVLSACSPYLEVLLSQHYEKHPIVILKDVKFQELKSMMDYMYRGEVNISQDQLGTFLKAAESLQIKGLSDSGGENDSRDVGSTNKRQEAPPPPATRKASVPTSQPRSPAVIPQSSSGLTIEPRRQPHVVDIPPSSPHRSREGSVSPTPRKRRRQRRPSQGDETNQLSSDSHIDTSNSCDLPSQAQSTPVPTIPATMTPVVPSSAPSTISKSIESEQPPLETDQLNRLGTSINSTVTLESGLIKEKLEPTSEILLEPKTEYLEDVNNEDSVEDLTLDDDDDMDASGNMDMARPGPSHVDSNQSFTPWQHIQSGDRSATDEVFMAAQEAVGAHRDSQARCNSLIEYCNRILLEERKRSRKE
- the LOC142327137 gene encoding uncharacterized protein LOC142327137 isoform X19 → MAADQQFCLRWNNHQSTLISVFDTLLASGQLVDCTLAAEGQYLKAHKVVLSACSPYLEVLLSQHYEKHPIVILKDVKFQELKSMMDYMYRGEVNISQDQLGTFLKAAESLQIKGLSDSGGENDSRDVGSTNKRQEAPPPPATRKASVPTSQPRSPAVIPQSSSGLTIEPRRQPHVVDIPPSSPHRSREGSVSPTPRKRRRQRRPSQGDETNQLSSDSHIDTSNSCDLPSQAQSTPVPTIPATMTPVVPSSAPSTISKSIESEQPPLETDQLNRLGTSINSTVTLESGLIKEKLEPTSEILLEPKTEYLEDVNNEDSVEDLTLDDDDDMDASGNMDMARPGPSHVDSNQSFTPWQHIQSGDRSATDEVFMAAQEAVGAHRDSQGIGLERMR
- the LOC142327137 gene encoding uncharacterized protein LOC142327137 isoform X21 gives rise to the protein MAADQQFCLRWNNHQSTLISVFDTLLASGQLVDCTLAAEGQYLKAHKVVLSACSPYLEVLLSQHYEKHPIVILKDVKFQELKSMMDYMYRGEVNISQDQLGTFLKAAESLQIKGLSDSGGENDSRDVGSTNKRQEAPPPPATRKASVPTSQPRSPAVIPQSSSGLTIEPRRQPHVVDIPPSSPHRSREGSVSPTPRKRRRQRRPSQGDETNQLSSDSHIDTSNSCDLPSQAQSTPVPTIPATMTPVVPSSAPSTISKSIESEQPPLETDQLNRLGTSINSTVTLESGLIKEKLEPTSEILLEPKTEYLEDVNNEDSVEDLTLDDDDDMDASGNMDMARPGPSHVDSNQSFTPWQHIQSGDRSATDEVFMAAQEAVGAHRDSQDTGILC
- the LOC142327137 gene encoding uncharacterized protein LOC142327137 isoform X17, which translates into the protein MAADQQFCLRWNNHQSTLISVFDTLLASGQLVDCTLAAEGQYLKAHKVVLSACSPYLEVLLSQHYEKHPIVILKDVKFQELKSMMDYMYRGEVNISQDQLGTFLKAAESLQIKGLSDSGGENDSRDVGSTNKRQEAPPPPATRKASVPTSQPRSPAVIPQSSSGLTIEPRRQPHVVDIPPSSPHRSREGSVSPTPRKRRRQRRPSQGDETNQLSSDSHIDTSNSCDLPSQAQSTPVPTIPATMTPVVPSSAPSTISKSIESEQPPLETDQLNRLGTSINSTVTLESGLIKEKLEPTSEILLEPKTEYLEDVNNEDSVEDLTLDDDDDMDASGNMDMARPGPSHVDSNQSFTPWQHIQSGDRSATDEVFMAAQEAVGAHRDSQGILGVNVRDCIPEMMIYYDIKNISAVMSSLLDITLHA
- the LOC142327137 gene encoding uncharacterized protein LOC142327137 isoform X14, which translates into the protein MAADQQFCLRWNNHQSTLISVFDTLLASGQLVDCTLAAEGQYLKAHKVVLSACSPYLEVLLSQHYEKHPIVILKDVKFQELKSMMDYMYRGEVNISQDQLGTFLKAAESLQIKGLSDSGGENDSRDVGSTNKRQEAPPPPATRKASVPTSQPRSPAVIPQSSSGLTIEPRRQPHVVDIPPSSPHRSREGSVSPTPRKRRRQRRPSQGDETNQLSSDSHIDTSNSCDLPSQAQSTPVPTIPATMTPVVPSSAPSTISKSIESEQPPLETDQLNRLGTSINSTVTLESGLIKEKLEPTSEILLEPKTEYLEDVNNEDSVEDLTLDDDDDMDASGNMDMARPGPSHVDSNQSFTPWQHIQSGDRSATDEVFMAAQEAVGAHRDSQGRYSCGQCGRSYSRNDNLLRHQKYQCGDKEPQFQCPICFKRTSRKDSLTSHIIHRHINIIG
- the LOC142327137 gene encoding uncharacterized protein LOC142327137 isoform X7 — its product is MAADQQFCLRWNNHQSTLISVFDTLLASGQLVDCTLAAEGQYLKAHKVVLSACSPYLEVLLSQHYEKHPIVILKDVKFQELKSMMDYMYRGEVNISQDQLGTFLKAAESLQIKGLSDSGGENDSRDVGSTNKRQEAPPPPATRKASVPTSQPRSPAVIPQSSSGLTIEPRRQPHVVDIPPSSPHRSREGSVSPTPRKRRRQRRPSQGDETNQLSSDSHIDTSNSCDLPSQAQSTPVPTIPATMTPVVPSSAPSTISKSIESEQPPLETDQLNRLGTSINSTVTLESGLIKEKLEPTSEILLEPKTEYLEDVNNEDSVEDLTLDDDDDMDASGNMDMARPGPSHVDSNQSFTPWQHIQSGDRSATDEVFMAAQEAVGAHRDSQGYDDNSSFSNDLNDILCDTAAQSGLSCKLSLYKCDRCGKVYKYKTSLNLHLRVKCGHAPKFQCIICSRKFFYNGQLKMHVLTKHHSVV
- the LOC142327137 gene encoding uncharacterized protein LOC142327137 isoform X3, whose amino-acid sequence is MAADQQFCLRWNNHQSTLISVFDTLLASGQLVDCTLAAEGQYLKAHKVVLSACSPYLEVLLSQHYEKHPIVILKDVKFQELKSMMDYMYRGEVNISQDQLGTFLKAAESLQIKGLSDSGGENDSRDVGSTNKRQEAPPPPATRKASVPTSQPRSPAVIPQSSSGLTIEPRRQPHVVDIPPSSPHRSREGSVSPTPRKRRRQRRPSQGDETNQLSSDSHIDTSNSCDLPSQAQSTPVPTIPATMTPVVPSSAPSTISKSIESEQPPLETDQLNRLGTSINSTVTLESGLIKEKLEPTSEILLEPKTEYLEDVNNEDSVEDLTLDDDDDMDASGNMDMARPGPSHVDSNQSFTPWQHIQSGDRSATDEVFMAAQEAVGAHRDSQATSLANENISTSWYQHSIWKWDTEEGNPRRRRRHISMVDQTWQCPDCSRCYIYQRGLNLHRRFECGKEPMFKCPFCPKKCHQPGNLTVHIRNKHRKVEAVKKEKL